Proteins found in one Hypericibacter terrae genomic segment:
- a CDS encoding CsbD family protein, with the protein MDKDRIKGAANQAKGAVKEAAGKLTGDAKLKAEGKTDKAVGQVQSAVGGLKDTLRGK; encoded by the coding sequence ATGGATAAGGATCGGATCAAGGGCGCGGCCAACCAGGCCAAGGGCGCCGTGAAGGAAGCCGCCGGCAAGCTGACCGGCGATGCCAAGCTCAAAGCCGAGGGCAAGACCGACAAGGCCGTGGGCCAGGTGCAGAGCGCCGTCGGCGGCCTCAAAGACACGCTTCGCGGCAAATAG
- a CDS encoding DUF3309 family protein — MSLTTILIIVLVVLLLGGGGWGYSRWR; from the coding sequence ATGTCGCTAACAACAATTCTCATCATTGTCTTGGTCGTCCTGCTTCTCGGCGGCGGTGGCTGGGGCTATAGCCGCTGGCGCTGA
- a CDS encoding prenyltransferase/squalene oxidase repeat-containing protein encodes MASRKAILKWLLDSDPSIRWQVLRDLTDETGEAVAAERSRVASEGWGARLLGLQAEGGQWGAEDDEGWMRTVYALALLKDLGVDPADESVRKSIDRVRERIAWWQLDGRPFFEGETEACINGRILAAGAYFGADSDRLVDRLLEEQLEDGGWNCEAPTSRRSSFHSTICVLEGLLEYETAQGAPAAVTRARTRAQDYLLERRLHRSLASGEVINHRWTRFAFPTTWHYDVLRGLDFLRSAGVAPDERVAEAVALVEKRRHQNGRWPLNLLHPDRLERLPFELEAEIGRARRWNTLRALRVLDWHGS; translated from the coding sequence ATGGCGAGTCGAAAGGCGATCCTGAAGTGGCTGCTCGATTCGGATCCGTCGATCCGCTGGCAGGTCTTGCGCGACCTCACCGACGAGACCGGCGAGGCCGTCGCCGCCGAGCGCTCGCGCGTCGCCTCGGAAGGCTGGGGCGCCCGGCTCCTTGGCCTCCAAGCCGAGGGCGGCCAGTGGGGTGCGGAGGACGACGAGGGCTGGATGCGCACCGTCTACGCTCTCGCGCTCTTGAAAGATCTGGGAGTGGATCCGGCGGATGAGAGCGTCCGCAAGTCGATCGACCGCGTGCGGGAGCGCATCGCCTGGTGGCAACTCGATGGCAGGCCCTTTTTCGAGGGCGAGACCGAGGCCTGCATCAACGGGCGGATCCTGGCGGCGGGTGCTTATTTCGGCGCCGACAGCGACCGGCTGGTCGATCGCCTCCTGGAGGAGCAGCTCGAGGATGGCGGCTGGAACTGCGAGGCCCCGACGAGCCGGCGATCCTCGTTCCACTCCACGATCTGCGTCCTGGAAGGGCTCCTCGAGTACGAGACGGCGCAAGGCGCACCGGCCGCCGTGACGCGGGCCCGGACCCGGGCCCAGGATTATCTTCTGGAGCGTCGCCTGCACAGATCGCTCGCCTCCGGCGAGGTGATCAATCACCGCTGGACGCGCTTCGCCTTTCCGACCACCTGGCATTACGACGTGCTGCGCGGGCTGGATTTTCTGCGGAGCGCCGGCGTTGCGCCCGACGAGCGCGTCGCCGAAGCGGTGGCACTGGTGGAGAAGAGGCGCCACCAGAACGGGCGCTGGCCGCTCAACCTCCTTCACCCAGACCGGCTCGAGCGGCTTCCCTTCGAACTAGAAGCCGAGATCGGCAGGGCCCGCCGCTGGAACACGCTGCGCGCGCTCCGCGTGCTGGACTGGCATGGGAGTTGA
- a CDS encoding class I SAM-dependent methyltransferase produces MRDGEASETALRVAMQRAAHQLFDQPLVFRGPLAVPILGAGEEARLRADPTDQRTPFALAFRAAVVARSRFCDDLGRAAVARGLRQVILLGAGLDTLAYRKALPADVRLFEVDHPATQAWKKRMLAAAGIAIPASVAFIPIDFNTTSLAEGLRSGGVDLGRPAFFSWLGVVYYLSADTVLETLRDVGALAPDSEIAFDYFEPAQNYSAEERPGFTSLGKQVSAGGEPWKSYFEPAALGAALRSEGFGDVEDLNSSAMAARYFAGRSDGLAPAGPIHFVRARVGTKP; encoded by the coding sequence ATGCGTGACGGAGAGGCCAGCGAAACGGCGCTGCGCGTGGCGATGCAGCGGGCGGCGCACCAGCTGTTCGACCAGCCGCTCGTCTTCCGGGGTCCGCTGGCCGTTCCGATCCTCGGGGCCGGAGAAGAAGCGAGGCTGCGGGCGGATCCGACCGATCAACGGACGCCGTTCGCGCTCGCCTTTCGGGCGGCCGTGGTGGCGCGCAGCCGGTTCTGCGACGATCTGGGCCGGGCCGCGGTCGCCCGGGGGCTTCGCCAGGTGATCCTGCTCGGCGCCGGCCTGGACACCCTCGCTTACCGGAAGGCGCTGCCGGCCGATGTCAGGCTGTTCGAGGTCGACCATCCCGCGACGCAGGCCTGGAAGAAGCGGATGCTCGCGGCTGCCGGCATTGCCATACCGGCATCGGTCGCCTTCATCCCCATCGACTTCAACACCACATCCCTCGCCGAGGGTTTGCGCTCGGGCGGTGTCGATCTCGGCCGCCCCGCCTTCTTCTCCTGGCTCGGTGTCGTCTATTACCTGTCCGCGGACACCGTCCTGGAGACGCTCCGCGATGTCGGCGCGCTGGCCCCCGACAGCGAGATCGCCTTCGACTATTTCGAGCCGGCCCAGAACTACAGCGCCGAGGAGCGGCCGGGCTTCACGTCGCTGGGCAAGCAGGTGTCAGCCGGTGGAGAACCCTGGAAAAGCTATTTCGAGCCCGCGGCGCTGGGCGCGGCGCTCCGGTCCGAGGGCTTCGGCGATGTCGAGGATCTGAACAGCTCGGCCATGGCGGCGCGCTATTTCGCCGGACGAAGCGACGGGCTTGCGCCGGCCGGGCCGATTCATTTCGTCCGGGCGCGCGTCGGGACGAAGCCATGA
- a CDS encoding alpha/beta fold hydrolase: protein MRRSSVTEKGIASRSRQGRSLEYVACAARAELVRDLRFQDVGLLKALIAYFQQERRMPLFAGSSATISYEQTGSGPDIVWVGGGGARGRDWQQFQTPHFDSAFRSTVFDNRGIGKTTSNVSPPWLIEDFASDVAELVGGVCDGPVAFIGSSLGSAIVQQVAIDRPELVRCAIVMGSGAWSTGWGWDFQEAEIEFRKRGGTLDGMMGVTHYASMLYPARALGDRELWPRLKELLLEWIESGDNEESLVPQWDASLRFDQRERLRSVRVPVHVIAFAEDVQAPPQDGEELAGLIPTGEFHLLPGMGHGSWYGHAHREINPYIEGILRRYL, encoded by the coding sequence ATGCGTCGCTCATCAGTAACGGAGAAAGGCATCGCGAGCCGGAGTCGGCAAGGCCGGTCGCTGGAATACGTTGCGTGCGCTGCGCGTGCTGAACTGGTACGAGACCTGAGATTCCAGGACGTCGGGTTGTTGAAGGCGCTGATAGCTTACTTCCAACAGGAGAGACGAATGCCTTTGTTCGCCGGATCTTCGGCCACAATTTCCTATGAACAGACCGGCAGCGGGCCGGACATCGTCTGGGTCGGCGGGGGCGGCGCCCGGGGGCGAGACTGGCAGCAGTTCCAGACGCCTCACTTCGACAGCGCATTCCGAAGCACGGTTTTCGACAATCGCGGCATCGGCAAGACAACCTCCAACGTCAGCCCGCCCTGGCTCATCGAGGATTTCGCCAGCGATGTCGCCGAATTGGTAGGCGGGGTCTGCGACGGCCCGGTCGCCTTCATCGGCTCGTCGCTGGGCTCGGCCATCGTCCAGCAGGTCGCGATCGATCGGCCCGAGCTGGTGCGCTGCGCGATCGTGATGGGGAGTGGCGCCTGGAGCACCGGCTGGGGCTGGGACTTTCAGGAAGCGGAGATCGAGTTTCGCAAACGTGGCGGCACGCTCGACGGCATGATGGGGGTCACGCATTATGCCAGCATGCTTTATCCGGCGCGCGCGCTGGGCGATCGCGAGCTCTGGCCGCGGCTGAAAGAGCTGCTGCTGGAATGGATCGAGTCGGGGGACAACGAGGAATCGCTCGTGCCGCAATGGGATGCGTCGTTGCGCTTCGACCAGCGCGAGCGGCTCCGGTCGGTTCGCGTGCCGGTGCATGTGATCGCCTTCGCCGAAGACGTGCAGGCGCCGCCGCAGGACGGCGAGGAACTGGCGGGCCTGATCCCGACGGGCGAATTTCACCTGCTGCCCGGCATGGGCCACGGCTCCTGGTATGGCCATGCGCATCGGGAGATCAACCCTTATATCGAAGGTATTCTCCGGCGCTACCTGTGA
- a CDS encoding S1 family peptidase, translated as MIGLSAELTGGWAQEAQPVATPAAPSPPLDPNIELRERLTTLRAKNDSFAESLTQLQLLISLNVCDPATKAKIEELIAAARQASNGTDGTGTLAQAADLPAAATAVSLSPPPADLATPLSRAEIAKRLQGLTVFVLTEGGFGSGIVVGPDVVLTSRHVIESAGPRGILVLQSGQPRPLQAKLVAETASSEFNRQDFALLRLDQPLSQATLAIAPRQEPLESVYAAGFPNSVVSNDAGLISLLSGQAGQVPSPVLSSGTITTIQQNGNVPMIVHSAEISPGSSGGPLINACGQLLGINTFITDGGGGAAGKFAISAQVARDFLGQHGVTVPLGVPCAAGAN; from the coding sequence ATGATCGGGCTCTCGGCGGAATTGACAGGCGGATGGGCGCAAGAAGCGCAGCCCGTCGCCACGCCTGCTGCCCCGTCACCGCCGCTCGATCCCAATATTGAGCTTCGCGAGCGGCTGACGACGTTGCGAGCGAAGAATGATTCCTTTGCGGAATCGCTGACTCAACTCCAACTGCTGATCTCGCTCAATGTCTGCGATCCGGCGACCAAGGCCAAAATCGAGGAGTTGATCGCCGCCGCTCGCCAGGCCAGCAACGGCACGGACGGGACCGGGACCCTGGCGCAGGCAGCGGATCTTCCGGCTGCCGCCACGGCGGTGAGCTTGAGCCCGCCGCCGGCCGACCTGGCAACGCCATTGTCGCGCGCCGAGATTGCCAAGAGGCTTCAGGGCCTCACGGTCTTCGTGCTGACGGAGGGTGGGTTCGGATCGGGAATTGTCGTCGGCCCCGACGTCGTTCTGACCAGTCGCCATGTGATCGAGAGCGCCGGGCCGCGCGGCATCCTGGTCCTTCAGTCAGGGCAGCCGAGACCCCTCCAGGCGAAGCTCGTCGCGGAAACCGCGTCATCGGAGTTCAATCGTCAGGACTTCGCTCTGCTCCGATTGGATCAGCCTCTTTCGCAGGCCACTCTCGCGATCGCACCTCGCCAGGAACCGCTCGAGAGCGTCTATGCGGCAGGCTTCCCGAACTCCGTGGTCTCGAACGATGCCGGGTTGATTTCTCTGTTGAGCGGCCAGGCCGGCCAGGTGCCTTCACCGGTTCTGTCGTCCGGCACGATCACGACGATTCAGCAGAACGGCAATGTGCCGATGATCGTTCATTCCGCCGAAATTTCTCCCGGCAGCAGCGGCGGGCCCTTGATCAATGCTTGCGGGCAGCTGCTTGGCATCAACACCTTCATCACCGACGGCGGCGGCGGCGCCGCCGGCAAGTTCGCGATCTCGGCCCAGGTCGCCAGGGACTTCCTGGGGCAGCACGGCGTGACGGTGCCGCTCGGCGTTCCTTGTGCCGCAGGAGCCAATTAG